In a single window of the Deinococcus aetherius genome:
- a CDS encoding S41 family peptidase, which translates to MTLLSRRRAASHLSVFLAAATLLTTGPLGPAAGAQGAAPVSPAQATFDQVNLLLQQEYGGLSTVDRVALGREYQTRLNAVCAPTPTTCPAEKAYPVIEAELTALGDEHSFFQTPEDFQDFVASATGGNRRQFGVKLAPLDGENRVVLEVVPQSAAEEAGLTRGDVLLTIDGQPYTFAGLRDARVAARTVALGLERAGQPLSVTLTSRDSSTRDLPRLSFAGAAQNVAVLRIPTFLAGGGIAQRVHDLVAEARGRGAQGLVVDLRGNTGGSLAECDSSVSAFVPAFTRVARGAEGNDSTRVSRGTRFEDGRSLGGVRNPQLWTGPLAVLVDRGSASCSEFFAFEIQYAGRGPVIGAATAGVGNTATRIFPVGEDAALQLTILNYAKPDGTPYPVRVTPNVAHDESENDIRLLTRGQDTLLDLGLQSLATAPTISQDQDRSRP; encoded by the coding sequence ATGACCCTCCTCTCCCGCCGCCGTGCGGCCTCCCACCTGTCCGTGTTTCTCGCTGCCGCGACCCTGCTCACGACCGGACCGCTGGGCCCGGCGGCGGGAGCCCAGGGTGCGGCCCCCGTCTCGCCCGCCCAGGCGACCTTCGATCAGGTCAACCTGCTCCTGCAACAGGAGTACGGCGGGCTCTCCACCGTGGACCGAGTGGCCCTCGGACGCGAGTACCAGACGCGGCTGAACGCGGTCTGTGCTCCCACGCCCACGACCTGCCCGGCCGAGAAGGCCTACCCGGTCATCGAGGCCGAACTTACCGCCCTCGGCGACGAGCACAGCTTCTTCCAGACTCCCGAGGACTTCCAGGATTTCGTGGCGAGCGCCACGGGTGGCAACCGCCGCCAGTTCGGGGTGAAGCTCGCGCCCCTCGACGGCGAGAACCGGGTGGTGTTGGAGGTCGTGCCCCAGAGCGCCGCCGAGGAGGCGGGCCTGACGCGCGGGGACGTGCTCCTCACCATAGACGGGCAACCGTACACCTTCGCGGGGCTGCGCGACGCGCGAGTCGCGGCCCGCACGGTGGCCCTCGGGCTGGAGCGCGCGGGGCAACCCCTTTCCGTCACGCTGACTTCCCGCGACAGCTCCACCCGCGACCTGCCCCGGCTGAGCTTCGCGGGGGCGGCCCAGAACGTCGCCGTCCTGCGGATTCCCACGTTCCTGGCGGGCGGCGGCATCGCCCAGCGGGTGCACGACCTCGTGGCCGAGGCGCGCGGGCGGGGCGCCCAGGGGTTGGTCGTGGACCTGCGCGGCAACACCGGGGGCAGCCTCGCGGAGTGCGACAGTTCGGTGAGCGCCTTCGTGCCCGCTTTCACCCGCGTCGCGCGTGGGGCCGAGGGCAACGACTCCACCCGCGTCAGCCGGGGAACGCGCTTCGAGGACGGCCGCAGCCTGGGCGGAGTGCGTAACCCGCAGCTCTGGACGGGGCCGCTCGCCGTGCTGGTCGACCGGGGCAGCGCCTCGTGCAGCGAGTTCTTCGCCTTCGAAATCCAGTACGCCGGGCGCGGCCCCGTGATCGGCGCGGCCACGGCGGGCGTGGGCAACACGGCCACCCGCATCTTCCCGGTCGGTGAGGACGCCGCCCTGCAACTCACCATCCTCAACTACGCCAAGCCCGACGGCACCCCGTACCCCGTCCGCGTGACTCCCAACGTCGCCCACGACGAGAGCGAGAACGACATCCGCCTCCTCACGCGCGGCCAGGACACCCTGCTTGACCTCGGCCTCCAGTCCCTCGCCACCGCGCCGACGATCAGCCAGGATCAGGACCGCTCGCGTCCCTGA
- a CDS encoding type I phosphomannose isomerase catalytic subunit: MTSPFAAPLVLQAQLSERVWGGRRLAPEARAPVGEAWVVYEGNVVEGGAHAGRSLGELSAAHPAEVLGSRARGDRFPLLIKLLDCDEWLSVQVHPDDEQARELAGEGQLGKTEAWHILDAEPGAELIAGVRPDTGAEELRAAILGGRVIDHAQRQTVSAGDTVLMPAGTLHALGPGLFLYEVQQTSDLTYRVYDWERPASAGRALHLRESALVTTNAQATVEHSGPPRPGEIQELTRCDYFVLERLAGGEAVAGDTRGESFHAVTVLSGEVRLTWEGGDVTLGTLDSVVIPAALGSYRLEGEFVALRSRLP; the protein is encoded by the coding sequence ATGACCTCCCCCTTTGCCGCGCCTCTCGTGCTCCAGGCCCAACTCTCGGAACGTGTGTGGGGCGGCAGGCGGCTGGCCCCGGAGGCCCGGGCGCCCGTGGGCGAGGCGTGGGTGGTGTACGAGGGCAACGTGGTGGAGGGAGGAGCGCACGCCGGGCGGAGCCTCGGGGAGCTGAGCGCCGCCCACCCGGCCGAGGTCCTCGGGAGCCGTGCGCGGGGCGACCGCTTCCCGCTGCTGATCAAGCTGCTCGACTGCGACGAGTGGCTGAGCGTGCAGGTCCACCCCGACGACGAGCAGGCGCGCGAGCTGGCGGGCGAGGGCCAGCTCGGCAAGACGGAGGCGTGGCACATCCTGGACGCGGAGCCGGGGGCCGAGCTCATCGCAGGGGTGCGGCCAGACACCGGGGCCGAGGAGTTGCGGGCCGCGATCCTGGGGGGGCGGGTGATAGACCACGCTCAGCGCCAAACCGTCTCGGCGGGCGACACGGTCCTGATGCCCGCCGGAACGCTGCATGCGCTGGGGCCGGGTCTCTTTCTCTACGAGGTGCAGCAGACCTCGGACCTGACCTACCGCGTCTACGACTGGGAGCGCCCGGCGAGTGCGGGCCGCGCCCTGCACCTGCGCGAGAGCGCCCTCGTGACGACGAACGCGCAGGCCACCGTGGAGCACAGCGGCCCTCCCCGGCCCGGGGAGATCCAGGAGCTGACCCGCTGCGACTACTTCGTCCTCGAACGCCTGGCAGGGGGCGAGGCCGTGGCAGGGGACACGCGCGGTGAGAGCTTTCACGCTGTCACGGTGCTGTCCGGGGAGGTGCGGCTGACGTGGGAGGGCGGCGACGTGACGCTCGGGACGCTCGACTCCGTGGTCATCCCCGCCGCCCTGGGGTCCTACCGGCTGGAGGGAGAGTTCGTGGCCCTGCGGTCCCGGCTGCCCTAG
- a CDS encoding DdrH: MTNPYTEWFEQLRAEYGEQLAAMPLPEGLPEHLRALIHQGDEEAIQFMIKLAWQFGAQVGYAAGTKHEEARTVVSRPSRVQA; encoded by the coding sequence ATGACCAACCCCTACACCGAGTGGTTCGAGCAGCTCCGGGCGGAGTACGGGGAGCAGCTCGCGGCCATGCCGCTCCCCGAGGGCCTGCCCGAGCACCTGCGGGCGCTGATCCATCAGGGCGACGAGGAAGCCATCCAATTCATGATCAAGCTCGCCTGGCAGTTCGGCGCCCAGGTCGGCTACGCGGCGGGCACCAAGCACGAGGAGGCCCGCACCGTGGTGAGCCGTCCCAGCCGCGTGCAGGCCTGA
- a CDS encoding HesB/IscA family protein gives MTAILNPDLQDGAPVLPIRISEFGAQKALAILAQSGKESAGVRVFIKSGGCSGYQYGMAIDDRELEGDTIIVDRGVKLVVDRMSLPLLEGSEVDFVENMMGGGFTVHNPNATSSCGCGHSFRTDGAQSPDGAGSGGCGSH, from the coding sequence ATGACGGCGATCCTCAACCCCGACCTCCAAGACGGCGCGCCCGTCTTGCCCATCCGCATCAGTGAATTCGGCGCCCAGAAGGCGCTGGCGATCCTCGCCCAGAGCGGCAAGGAGAGTGCCGGAGTCCGCGTGTTCATCAAGAGCGGCGGTTGCAGCGGCTACCAGTATGGTATGGCCATCGATGACCGCGAACTTGAGGGCGACACCATCATCGTCGACCGTGGCGTGAAGCTCGTGGTGGACCGCATGAGCCTGCCCCTGCTCGAGGGCAGCGAGGTCGACTTCGTGGAGAATATGATGGGCGGCGGCTTCACCGTCCATAACCCCAACGCCACGAGTTCCTGCGGCTGCGGCCACTCCTTCCGCACCGACGGCGCTCAGTCCCCCGACGGCGCGGGCAGCGGCGGCTGCGGCAGCCACTGA
- a CDS encoding crossover junction endodeoxyribonuclease RuvC — MIVLGVDPGLANLGLGLVEGDVRKARHLHHICLTTESAWVMPRRLQYLHSEVSRLLAEYQPDAVAIEDQILRRQADVAFKVGQAFGVVQLACAQAGVPIHAYGPMQVKRSLVGTGRADKEQVIYMVKASLGLGELFNNHAADALALALTHLAHQSVLSASARLVRT, encoded by the coding sequence ATGATCGTGCTCGGCGTGGACCCTGGCCTGGCGAACCTCGGCCTGGGGCTGGTGGAGGGAGACGTGCGCAAGGCCCGACACCTTCACCACATCTGCCTGACCACCGAGAGCGCCTGGGTGATGCCGCGCCGCCTCCAGTACCTCCACTCGGAGGTCTCGCGCCTCCTCGCCGAGTATCAACCCGATGCGGTCGCTATCGAGGACCAGATTCTGCGCCGCCAGGCTGACGTGGCCTTCAAGGTGGGGCAGGCCTTCGGTGTGGTGCAGCTCGCGTGCGCGCAGGCGGGTGTGCCGATCCACGCCTACGGTCCCATGCAGGTCAAACGCTCGCTGGTGGGCACGGGCCGCGCCGACAAGGAGCAGGTGATCTACATGGTCAAGGCGTCCCTGGGCCTGGGCGAACTGTTCAACAACCACGCCGCCGACGCGCTCGCTCTGGCCCTGACCCATCTCGCCCACCAGTCCGTGCTGTCCGCCTCCGCTCGACTCGTTCGCACGTAG
- a CDS encoding PrsW family intramembrane metalloprotease — translation MSVALPLALSVLLTFGWLWFFVRRDRHPEPPWLLARTFAWGMVAWAVSAAFEGSFERLNVGVLFLLLAAVVEEVTKFLAASTAVTERAFDEPMDGLVYAVTAALGFALLENITYTLGFGTPAATWHALLTTLAHALFSAPQGYALGGRHLRGGRWWRSRGLFLSVTLHFVFNGLVTGRAGWPQLAVLGVVVVLMAVLASRYYLYFEEHARSNPQPRSR, via the coding sequence GTGTCCGTCGCCCTTCCCCTCGCCCTGTCGGTGCTTCTGACCTTCGGGTGGCTGTGGTTCTTCGTCCGGCGCGACCGCCACCCCGAGCCCCCCTGGCTGCTCGCCCGCACCTTCGCCTGGGGCATGGTGGCCTGGGCCGTCTCCGCCGCCTTCGAGGGCAGCTTCGAGCGGTTGAATGTGGGCGTGCTGTTTCTGCTCCTCGCGGCGGTGGTCGAGGAGGTCACCAAGTTCCTGGCGGCAAGCACCGCCGTGACTGAGCGGGCCTTCGACGAGCCGATGGACGGCCTGGTGTACGCGGTGACCGCCGCCCTGGGATTCGCCCTGCTGGAAAATATTACCTACACCCTGGGCTTCGGCACCCCCGCCGCCACCTGGCACGCCCTGCTCACCACCCTCGCCCACGCCCTCTTCAGTGCGCCCCAGGGTTACGCCCTCGGTGGCCGTCATCTACGCGGGGGCCGCTGGTGGAGGTCACGCGGCCTGTTCCTGAGCGTCACGCTGCACTTCGTCTTCAACGGGCTCGTGACGGGCCGGGCGGGTTGGCCCCAGCTCGCCGTGCTGGGCGTCGTCGTCGTGCTTATGGCCGTGCTGGCGAGCCGATACTACCTGTACTTCGAGGAACACGCCCGCAGCAACCCGCAGCCCCGCTCGCGTTGA
- the moaD gene encoding molybdopterin converting factor subunit 1 codes for MQVKVVFFARLKRESGLETTTADVPSGATVRDLAAQVETRHGLSLRGCMVAVNETYATPDQSLRPGDEVAFLPPVAGGSEAGTRCEVMTSPLSLSAADAFLVRPEHGAQAYFVGTVRSPNRGKRVEFIEYEGFAPMAEKVMREAAAEARTRYGELRVIIQHRLGRLLPGEASILIGVASPHRRAALEACDFLIEHLKVHLPVWKHEADEEGEHWVDGQTGHPTL; via the coding sequence ATGCAGGTCAAGGTGGTGTTTTTCGCACGTCTGAAGCGTGAATCTGGGCTGGAGACGACGACTGCAGACGTGCCGAGCGGCGCGACAGTGCGGGACCTGGCCGCGCAGGTCGAGACGCGGCATGGCCTCAGCCTGCGTGGCTGCATGGTGGCCGTCAATGAGACGTACGCCACGCCGGATCAATCGCTGCGACCTGGGGACGAGGTGGCCTTTCTTCCCCCAGTAGCGGGCGGCTCCGAGGCCGGGACCCGCTGTGAGGTCATGACCTCTCCCCTCTCGCTCTCGGCAGCTGACGCCTTTCTGGTTCGCCCAGAGCACGGGGCGCAGGCGTACTTTGTGGGAACGGTCCGCTCACCCAACCGGGGCAAGAGGGTGGAGTTCATCGAGTACGAGGGGTTCGCGCCGATGGCGGAAAAGGTGATGCGAGAGGCAGCCGCCGAGGCACGCACGCGGTACGGCGAGCTGCGGGTGATCATCCAGCACCGGCTGGGAAGGTTGCTGCCCGGCGAGGCGAGCATTCTGATCGGGGTGGCGAGTCCGCATCGGCGCGCGGCGCTGGAGGCGTGTGACTTCCTGATCGAACACCTCAAGGTCCACCTCCCCGTCTGGAAGCACGAGGCGGACGAGGAGGGAGAGCACTGGGTGGATGGACAGACGGGACACCCCACGCTCTGA